The following are from one region of the Sandaracinus amylolyticus genome:
- a CDS encoding DUF2029 domain-containing protein, whose protein sequence is MSRAQQIARRLALPAAIWAISAAVYAGVAGPRTSGPTPDNHFVHLADSFLHGQLGVLGNRPPGTNDWACYDIETQDVCPPGAFSHPRDTQRWYISFPPFPAIVILPAVALFGPDISDALFWALFAGLAPALLYVILRRLRETGRSQRSIRDDLLLTTLFAFGTVFFFTAVQGAVWFAGHVVGVVMILGYVYFALDARRPALAGLMLGLAFMTRATTAALVLFFAIEAMRISRVGPEPEYGDQPSIARRVYLWTTRVQWREALKRWAIFAAPILVIGAIAMWMNEERFENPFEFGHRYLMIRWRGRIETWGLFSYHYLSKNLAVFLTSLPWLTAHEPHVIISRHGLALWFTTPALLLALWPRRVDAQIVALYVASAAVAIWNLLYQNSGWVQFGYRFALDYLPLVFVAIALGGRRFGPGFLLALVFAIVVNTFGAITFDRAWQYYDDDGTQDRVFQPD, encoded by the coding sequence ATGTCCCGCGCCCAGCAGATCGCTCGTCGTCTCGCGCTCCCGGCGGCGATCTGGGCGATCAGCGCCGCGGTCTACGCAGGCGTCGCCGGACCGCGCACGTCGGGCCCGACCCCCGACAACCACTTCGTCCACCTCGCCGACTCGTTCCTCCACGGTCAGCTCGGCGTGCTCGGCAATCGACCGCCCGGCACCAACGACTGGGCCTGTTACGACATCGAGACCCAGGACGTCTGTCCGCCCGGCGCGTTCTCGCATCCGCGCGACACGCAGCGCTGGTACATCTCGTTCCCGCCCTTCCCCGCGATCGTCATCCTGCCCGCGGTCGCGCTCTTCGGGCCCGACATCTCCGACGCGCTCTTCTGGGCGCTCTTCGCCGGCCTCGCGCCCGCGCTGCTCTACGTGATCCTCCGGCGCCTCCGCGAGACCGGTCGATCGCAACGCAGCATCCGCGACGATCTCCTGCTCACGACGCTCTTCGCGTTCGGCACCGTCTTCTTCTTCACCGCGGTGCAAGGCGCGGTGTGGTTCGCGGGGCACGTCGTCGGCGTCGTGATGATCCTCGGGTACGTCTACTTCGCGCTCGACGCGCGACGTCCCGCGCTCGCCGGGCTCATGCTGGGCCTGGCGTTCATGACGCGCGCGACCACCGCCGCGCTGGTGCTCTTCTTCGCGATCGAGGCGATGCGCATCTCGCGCGTCGGCCCCGAGCCCGAGTACGGCGATCAACCGAGCATCGCGCGCCGCGTCTATCTCTGGACCACGCGCGTGCAGTGGCGCGAGGCGCTGAAGCGCTGGGCGATCTTCGCGGCGCCGATCCTCGTCATCGGCGCGATCGCGATGTGGATGAACGAAGAGCGCTTCGAGAATCCGTTCGAGTTCGGACATCGATATCTGATGATCCGATGGCGCGGCCGCATCGAGACCTGGGGCCTCTTCAGCTACCACTATCTCTCGAAGAACCTCGCGGTCTTCCTGACGTCGCTGCCCTGGCTCACCGCGCACGAGCCGCACGTGATCATCAGCCGCCACGGCCTCGCGCTCTGGTTCACGACACCCGCGCTCCTGCTCGCGCTGTGGCCGCGCCGGGTCGATGCGCAGATCGTCGCGCTCTACGTCGCGAGCGCGGCAGTCGCGATCTGGAACCTGCTCTATCAGAACAGCGGATGGGTCCAGTTCGGATATCGATTCGCGCTCGACTATCTACCGCTCGTGTTCGTCGCGATCGCGCTCGGCGGACGACGATTCGGCCCGGGGTTCCTGCTGGCACTCGTGTTCGCGATCGTGGTGAACACGTTCGGCGCGATCACGTTCGATCGCGCCTGGCAGTACTACGACGACGACGGGACCCAGGATCGCGTCTTCCAGCCCGATTGA
- a CDS encoding transporter — MPVRSLALLFALVALAAPSLARACATCGCGDPTLTAVGVEQPFAGRVRLSLALTHLSYSEGRGLARVEVFDQRAILGVAASPNEWLTLSVFAPLVWREVAHASLQHESTIGVGDPELRARFVLFRDRAFAPEHLLSAQVGARLPTPTRLHDDNGALLPLDAQTGSGSFDPMVGLAWSWFARELSMHTTALLTVPTEGTGGWRNGASVRLAWQGQWQPMNELALVIGVDARIDADPLLRGETQAGGGAVVFASPGVMISPGGDVLLWLVARLPFVQALTGDRADGPIVELGMALDV; from the coding sequence ATGCCGGTCCGCTCGCTCGCGCTGCTGTTCGCGCTCGTCGCGCTGGCGGCACCATCGCTCGCTCGCGCGTGCGCGACGTGTGGATGTGGTGATCCGACGCTCACCGCCGTCGGCGTCGAGCAGCCCTTCGCGGGGCGGGTGCGGCTCTCGCTCGCGCTCACCCACCTCTCGTACTCCGAAGGGCGCGGGCTCGCGCGGGTCGAGGTGTTCGATCAGCGCGCGATCCTCGGAGTCGCGGCGTCGCCCAACGAGTGGCTCACGCTGAGCGTGTTCGCGCCGCTGGTGTGGCGCGAGGTCGCCCACGCATCGCTGCAACACGAGAGCACGATCGGGGTGGGCGATCCCGAGCTTCGCGCGCGCTTCGTGCTGTTCCGCGATCGCGCGTTCGCGCCCGAGCATCTGCTCTCCGCGCAGGTCGGCGCGCGACTGCCGACGCCGACGCGCCTCCACGACGACAACGGCGCGCTCTTGCCGCTCGACGCGCAGACCGGCAGCGGATCGTTCGATCCGATGGTGGGGCTCGCGTGGTCGTGGTTCGCGCGCGAGCTCTCGATGCACACGACGGCGCTGCTCACGGTGCCGACCGAGGGAACGGGCGGCTGGCGCAACGGCGCGAGCGTGCGCCTCGCGTGGCAGGGTCAGTGGCAGCCGATGAACGAGCTCGCGCTCGTGATCGGTGTCGACGCGCGCATCGACGCAGATCCGCTGCTGCGCGGAGAGACCCAGGCGGGCGGAGGCGCGGTCGTGTTCGCGTCGCCCGGGGTGATGATCTCGCCGGGCGGCGATGTGCTGCTCTGGCTCGTCGCGCGCCTTCCCTTCGTGCAGGCGCTCACCGGCGATCGCGCCGATGGTCCCATCGTCGAGCTCGGGATGGCCCTCGATGTCTGA
- a CDS encoding DMT family transporter, translated as MTTLVLLLVLAAALSHAVWNAMIKGRGGDPLAASTGLSITWALLGAPLLFVVGPLDRAAWPHLAASITTHLVYFSLLVRAYRESDLSVVYTLARGLPPLLVAAMSIFVPGERPGAVAMIGAIAIAIGVLLLGAQGGAASRRVIGIALVIAVCIATYTMLDGLGTRASGDAATYVTWLCTLQGALFAIGALAIGRAPLAREVRTRWKVGLIGGVLSALGYAIALWAMARAPIALVAALREISVVFAALIGTFALDEPFGRRRLIAAAVVAMGVIAVRVGG; from the coding sequence ATGACCACGCTCGTGCTCCTGCTCGTGCTCGCGGCTGCGCTCTCGCACGCGGTGTGGAACGCGATGATCAAGGGGCGCGGCGGCGATCCACTCGCCGCGTCGACGGGCTTGTCGATCACGTGGGCGCTGCTCGGCGCGCCCTTGCTCTTCGTGGTCGGGCCGCTCGATCGCGCGGCGTGGCCCCACCTCGCGGCGTCGATCACCACACACCTCGTGTACTTCTCGCTGCTGGTGCGCGCGTACCGCGAGAGCGATCTCTCGGTGGTCTACACGCTCGCGCGCGGCCTGCCGCCGCTGCTCGTCGCGGCGATGTCGATCTTCGTGCCCGGCGAGCGTCCCGGTGCGGTCGCGATGATCGGCGCGATCGCGATCGCGATCGGCGTGCTGCTGCTCGGCGCGCAGGGTGGCGCAGCGTCGCGGCGCGTGATCGGGATCGCGCTGGTGATCGCGGTGTGCATCGCGACGTACACGATGCTCGACGGGCTCGGCACGCGCGCGTCGGGCGATGCGGCGACCTACGTGACGTGGCTGTGCACGCTGCAGGGCGCGCTCTTCGCGATCGGTGCGCTCGCGATCGGTCGCGCGCCGCTCGCGCGTGAAGTGCGCACGCGGTGGAAGGTCGGCCTGATCGGCGGCGTGCTGTCCGCGCTGGGCTACGCGATCGCGCTCTGGGCGATGGCGCGCGCGCCGATCGCGCTGGTCGCCGCGCTGCGCGAGATCTCGGTGGTGTTCGCGGCGTTGATCGGCACGTTCGCGCTGGACGAGCCGTTCGGGCGGCGGCGCTTGATCGCGGCGGCGGTGGTCGCGATGGGCGTGATCGCGGTGCGCGTGGGTGGTTGA
- a CDS encoding arylamine N-acetyltransferase family protein: protein MTIDVDAYFARIGYQGPRTPTLATLRALHALHPRAIAFECLDPWSRRSVELAPAALEAKLVRGGRGGYCYEQNGLLAHVLRALGFEVHGRAARVRWGVPDDVVLPRSHMVLRVELEEGSYLADVGFGLITPLAPLRLVDDVEQETPLETFRFRAEGERRALEVRSREGWRALYWFDDATFLAPDYETLNWWTSTSPASRFVQNLIAARPTKNGRLRLVNRELTFQTPDGPAEVHTIASAAELRRVLEREFGIDLSGIDAPLERLFAER from the coding sequence ATGACGATCGACGTCGATGCCTACTTCGCGCGCATCGGATACCAGGGGCCGCGCACACCGACGCTGGCGACACTGCGGGCGCTCCACGCGCTGCATCCTCGCGCCATCGCGTTCGAGTGCCTCGATCCCTGGTCGCGACGGAGCGTCGAGCTCGCGCCAGCGGCGCTCGAGGCGAAGCTGGTGCGGGGCGGACGCGGTGGGTACTGCTACGAGCAGAACGGGCTCCTCGCGCACGTGCTGCGCGCGCTCGGCTTCGAGGTGCACGGGCGCGCGGCGCGGGTGCGGTGGGGCGTGCCCGACGACGTGGTGTTGCCGCGCAGCCACATGGTGCTGCGGGTGGAGCTCGAGGAAGGCTCGTACCTCGCCGACGTCGGGTTCGGGCTGATCACCCCGCTCGCGCCGCTGCGGCTCGTCGACGACGTGGAGCAGGAGACGCCGCTCGAGACGTTCCGGTTTCGCGCCGAGGGGGAGAGACGCGCGCTCGAGGTGAGGTCGCGCGAGGGATGGCGCGCGCTCTACTGGTTCGACGACGCGACGTTCCTGGCGCCCGACTACGAGACGCTCAACTGGTGGACCTCGACGAGCCCGGCGTCGCGCTTCGTGCAGAACCTGATCGCGGCGCGCCCCACCAAGAACGGTCGGCTCCGGCTGGTGAATCGCGAGCTCACGTTCCAGACGCCCGACGGGCCCGCCGAGGTGCACACGATCGCGAGCGCGGCCGAGCTGCGTCGGGTGCTGGAGCGCGAATTCGGGATCGATCTCTCGGGGATCGACGCGCCGCTCGAGCGGCTGTTCGCCGAGCGGTGA
- a CDS encoding cupin domain-containing protein has product MTTRPPIHLAPGAGRVYPGGRVAAVFLADREETDHRYSISEWWLEPHTQGPGAHSHEEDDVFYVLEGTISFLLGDRWIDAPRGSFVLAPGGVTHDFENRTDARAGMLNISVPGDFEDHMPGIAEWFREHRS; this is encoded by the coding sequence ATGACGACGAGACCTCCGATCCACCTCGCTCCCGGCGCCGGGCGCGTCTATCCGGGCGGCCGCGTCGCGGCCGTGTTCCTCGCGGATCGCGAGGAGACCGATCATCGCTATTCGATCTCCGAGTGGTGGCTCGAGCCGCACACGCAGGGGCCGGGCGCGCACTCGCACGAGGAGGACGACGTCTTCTACGTGCTCGAGGGCACCATCAGCTTCCTGCTCGGCGATCGCTGGATCGACGCGCCGCGCGGCTCGTTCGTGCTCGCGCCCGGCGGCGTGACGCACGACTTCGAGAACCGCACCGATGCGCGCGCGGGCATGCTCAACATCTCGGTGCCCGGCGACTTCGAGGACCACATGCCCGGCATCGCCGAGTGGTTCCGCGAGCACCGGAGCTGA
- a CDS encoding ammonium transporter has product MEINGADTAWVLVSAALVLLMTPALALFYGGLVRSKNVLSTFMHSFFALGLVTIQWVVIGYSLSFAPTVGGWIGGLDHMFLAGVGLEPRSGQTIPHILFMVYQLMFAIITPALISGAFAERVKFSSYVVFTLAWTTLVYDPLCHWVWGPGGWLGARGALDFAGGTVVHLSSGISALVFALVLGKRLGYPKQKMLPHDLTMTLLGAGMLWFGWFGFNAGSALTSGGLASLAFVNTHIAAGAGALAWATIEWVRHKKPSALGVASGLVAGLVAITPAAGFVGPMAGLGIGLAAGVICYLGVLLKTRVGYDDALDAFGVHGVGGALGAILTGVLASTVWNSAGQDGLAFGNTGLFIENLLSVVVAGVYAAGVSFVLLKIIDKVMGLRPAAEMEQEGLDITLHGEEAYATAGIGMRPAPEEVEPSAAKAPVVVAEVAPGE; this is encoded by the coding sequence ATGGAGATCAATGGCGCGGATACGGCGTGGGTGCTCGTCTCGGCGGCACTCGTCCTACTCATGACCCCGGCGCTCGCCCTGTTCTACGGCGGGCTCGTGCGCAGCAAGAACGTGCTCTCCACGTTCATGCACTCGTTCTTCGCGCTGGGGCTCGTCACGATCCAGTGGGTCGTGATCGGTTACTCGCTCTCCTTCGCGCCGACGGTCGGAGGATGGATCGGCGGGCTGGATCACATGTTCCTCGCCGGCGTCGGCCTCGAGCCGCGCAGCGGGCAGACCATCCCGCACATCCTGTTCATGGTCTATCAGCTGATGTTCGCGATCATCACGCCCGCGCTGATCAGCGGCGCGTTCGCGGAGCGCGTGAAGTTCAGCTCGTACGTCGTGTTCACGCTCGCGTGGACCACGCTGGTCTACGACCCGCTCTGCCACTGGGTCTGGGGCCCCGGCGGCTGGCTCGGCGCGCGCGGCGCGCTCGACTTCGCGGGCGGCACCGTCGTCCACCTGAGCTCGGGCATCAGCGCGCTCGTGTTCGCCCTCGTGCTCGGCAAGCGCCTCGGCTACCCGAAGCAGAAGATGCTGCCGCACGACCTCACGATGACGCTGCTCGGCGCGGGCATGCTGTGGTTCGGCTGGTTCGGCTTCAACGCCGGCAGCGCGCTGACGTCGGGCGGTCTCGCGTCGCTCGCCTTCGTGAACACGCACATCGCGGCGGGCGCCGGTGCGCTGGCGTGGGCGACGATCGAGTGGGTGCGCCACAAGAAGCCGAGCGCGCTCGGCGTGGCGTCGGGTCTGGTCGCGGGCCTCGTCGCGATCACCCCGGCGGCGGGCTTCGTCGGTCCGATGGCGGGCCTCGGCATCGGCCTCGCGGCGGGCGTCATCTGCTACCTCGGCGTGCTCCTCAAGACCCGCGTGGGCTACGACGACGCGCTCGACGCGTTCGGCGTGCACGGTGTCGGCGGCGCGCTGGGCGCGATCCTCACGGGTGTGCTCGCGTCGACGGTGTGGAACTCGGCGGGCCAGGACGGCCTCGCGTTCGGCAACACCGGCCTCTTCATCGAGAACCTCCTCAGCGTCGTGGTCGCGGGTGTCTACGCGGCGGGCGTCTCGTTCGTCCTCCTCAAGATCATCGACAAGGTGATGGGCCTGCGCCCGGCGGCCGAGATGGAGCAGGAAGGTCTCGACATCACGCTCCACGGCGAAGAGGCGTACGCGACGGCGGGCATCGGCATGCGCCCGGCGCCCGAAGAGGTGGAGCCCTCGGCGGCGAAGGCCCCGGTGGTGGTCGCGGAGGTCGCGCCCGGCGAGTGA
- a CDS encoding ribonucleoside-diphosphate reductase subunit alpha, producing the protein MLQIETSESSTRTTMRVTKRNGAREPVDVDKIVRAVRRCAGGLDDVDPMRVATRTIGGLYDGATTRELDQLSIHTAAALIAEEPQYAKLAARLLASYVDKEVRGQEIHAFSQSIAAGHRLGLVNDRLFDFVARHARKLNDAIRPERDQLFEYFGLRTLYDRYLLRHPEARLVVETPQQFFLRVATALSESVSDALELYERFSTLSYLPSSPTLFNSGTRYEQLSSCFLLDSPEDDLGSIYRRYADVAMLSKFSGGIGLAYHRVRARGSLIRSTNGHSNGIVPWLKTLDASVAAVNQGGKRKGACCVYLEPWHADVEEFLELRDNTGDEARRTHNLNLANWIPDLFMRRVESDADWSLFDPKRVPHLVDLYGDEFDRAYEDAERAGLFERKVRARELYARMMRTLAQTGNGWMTFKDKSNRACNQTALPGRVVHLSNLCTEILEVTSQGETAVCNLGSIQLGKHVVGGELDHAMLAETVRIAVRQLDRVIDRNHYPIETARASNLRWRPVGLGVMGLQDVFFQLRLPFDSDAARAISKKIAEEIYFHALSASVELAIEHGAHPAFPETRAARGELQFDAWGVTPTDVERWNVLRERIRAHGLRNSLLIAIAPTATIASIAGCYECIEPQVSNLFKRETLSGDFLQVNRYLVTELKALGMWNESMRQRLKLAEGSVQSIEEIPAEIRAIYRTAWEIPMRSLIDMAADRGAFLDQSQSLNLFIESPSIGQLSSMYMHAWKRGLKTTYYLRSRPATKIAKATVPTPTPAPPSPTPLASVMCSLENPESCEACQ; encoded by the coding sequence ATGCTGCAGATCGAGACGAGCGAATCGAGCACTCGGACGACGATGCGCGTGACCAAGCGAAATGGCGCGCGCGAGCCAGTCGATGTCGACAAGATCGTGCGCGCGGTGCGTCGCTGCGCCGGTGGGCTCGACGACGTCGATCCGATGCGCGTCGCGACGCGCACCATCGGCGGTCTCTACGACGGTGCGACCACGCGCGAGCTCGATCAGCTCTCGATCCACACCGCGGCCGCGCTGATCGCCGAAGAGCCGCAGTACGCGAAGCTCGCGGCGCGCCTGCTCGCGTCGTACGTCGACAAAGAAGTGCGCGGCCAGGAGATCCACGCGTTCTCGCAGTCGATCGCGGCCGGACACCGGCTCGGCCTGGTCAATGATCGCCTGTTCGACTTCGTCGCTCGACATGCGCGCAAGCTGAACGACGCGATCCGTCCCGAGCGCGATCAGCTCTTCGAGTACTTCGGACTGCGCACGCTCTACGATCGCTATCTGCTGCGCCATCCCGAGGCGCGCCTGGTGGTCGAGACGCCGCAGCAGTTCTTCCTGCGCGTCGCGACCGCGCTCTCCGAGTCGGTGAGCGACGCGCTCGAGCTCTACGAGCGCTTCTCGACGCTCTCGTACCTGCCGAGCTCTCCCACGCTCTTCAACTCCGGCACTCGCTACGAGCAGCTCTCGAGCTGCTTCCTCCTCGACTCGCCGGAGGACGATCTCGGCAGCATCTATCGCCGTTATGCCGACGTCGCGATGCTCTCGAAATTCTCGGGCGGGATCGGCCTCGCGTACCACCGGGTGCGCGCCCGGGGCTCGCTGATCCGCAGCACGAACGGGCACTCCAACGGGATCGTGCCGTGGCTCAAGACGCTCGACGCGAGCGTCGCCGCGGTCAATCAGGGTGGCAAGCGCAAGGGCGCGTGCTGCGTCTATCTCGAGCCGTGGCACGCCGACGTCGAGGAGTTCCTCGAGCTGCGCGACAACACCGGTGACGAAGCGCGGCGCACCCACAACCTCAATCTCGCGAACTGGATCCCCGACCTCTTCATGCGTCGTGTCGAGTCCGACGCCGACTGGTCGCTCTTCGATCCCAAGCGTGTTCCCCACCTCGTCGATCTCTATGGCGACGAGTTCGATCGTGCCTACGAGGACGCCGAGCGCGCGGGCCTGTTCGAGCGCAAGGTGCGCGCGCGCGAGCTCTATGCGCGGATGATGCGGACGCTCGCCCAGACCGGGAACGGCTGGATGACGTTCAAGGACAAGTCGAACCGCGCCTGCAACCAGACCGCGCTGCCCGGTCGCGTGGTGCACCTGTCGAACCTCTGCACCGAGATCCTCGAGGTCACGTCGCAGGGCGAGACCGCGGTGTGCAACCTCGGATCGATCCAGCTCGGCAAGCACGTGGTCGGCGGCGAGCTCGACCACGCGATGCTCGCGGAGACCGTGCGCATCGCGGTGCGCCAGCTCGATCGCGTGATCGACCGCAACCACTACCCGATCGAGACCGCACGCGCGTCGAACCTGCGGTGGCGCCCGGTGGGCCTCGGGGTGATGGGCCTGCAGGACGTCTTCTTCCAGCTGCGATTGCCCTTCGACAGCGACGCGGCGCGCGCGATCTCGAAGAAGATCGCCGAGGAGATCTACTTCCACGCGCTGAGCGCGTCGGTGGAGCTCGCGATCGAGCACGGCGCCCACCCGGCGTTCCCCGAGACCCGCGCCGCGCGCGGAGAGCTCCAGTTCGACGCGTGGGGCGTGACGCCCACCGATGTCGAGCGGTGGAACGTGCTGCGGGAGCGCATTCGCGCCCACGGCCTGCGCAACTCGCTGCTGATCGCGATCGCGCCGACCGCCACCATCGCGTCGATCGCCGGGTGTTACGAGTGCATCGAGCCGCAGGTCTCGAATCTGTTCAAGCGAGAGACGCTCTCCGGCGATTTCCTCCAGGTGAATCGATATCTGGTCACCGAGCTCAAGGCGCTCGGGATGTGGAACGAGTCGATGCGCCAGCGCCTCAAGCTCGCCGAGGGATCGGTCCAGTCGATCGAGGAGATCCCCGCGGAGATCCGCGCGATCTATCGCACGGCGTGGGAGATCCCGATGCGCTCGCTGATCGACATGGCCGCTGATCGCGGCGCGTTCCTCGATCAGAGCCAGTCGCTCAACCTGTTCATCGAGAGCCCGAGCATCGGACAGCTTTCCTCCATGTACATGCATGCATGGAAGCGCGGACTGAAGACCACCTATTACCTGCGCTCGCGCCCTGCGACGAAGATCGCGAAGGCGACGGTGCCGACGCCCACGCCCGCACCGCCCTCGCCGACGCCGCTCGCGTCGGTGATGTGCTCGCTCGAGAACCCCGAGAGCTGCGAGGCGTGCCAGTGA
- a CDS encoding ZIP family metal transporter, whose protein sequence is MIEAFAWGLLASSGLVAGMVVGVVGRLAHRAVAAVMSVGAGVLLATATIDLTTHALDHVGVAATVASIVVGAAVFSLANAALAKARDRKRCGECVAQPTEADAPGSGTSIALGTALDAIPEAAVLGISLADGAPDLALVVGLALGNVPEALSSAVGMRHAGRSLRYVVALWSGIALGAALATAFASRALIDLGDAPIAVVEAGAAGALLAMAAETMIPEAFHGSPRFSGTLAAVGYVALLVLGAATLP, encoded by the coding sequence GTGATCGAGGCGTTCGCCTGGGGACTGCTCGCATCGTCGGGCCTGGTCGCAGGGATGGTGGTCGGCGTGGTCGGACGGCTCGCGCATCGCGCCGTCGCCGCGGTCATGTCGGTGGGCGCCGGGGTGTTGCTGGCGACCGCGACGATCGATCTGACGACGCACGCGCTCGATCACGTGGGCGTCGCGGCGACGGTCGCGTCGATCGTCGTCGGCGCGGCGGTGTTCAGCCTGGCCAACGCGGCGCTCGCCAAGGCTCGCGATCGCAAGCGCTGCGGGGAGTGCGTCGCCCAACCGACCGAGGCGGACGCGCCGGGCAGCGGCACCTCGATCGCGCTCGGCACCGCGCTCGATGCGATCCCCGAGGCCGCCGTGCTGGGCATCTCGCTCGCGGATGGTGCGCCCGACCTGGCGCTCGTCGTGGGGCTCGCGCTCGGCAACGTGCCCGAGGCGCTCTCGAGCGCCGTGGGCATGCGCCACGCGGGCCGCTCGCTGCGGTACGTGGTGGCGCTGTGGTCGGGGATCGCACTGGGCGCGGCGCTGGCGACCGCGTTCGCATCGCGCGCGCTGATCGACCTCGGGGACGCACCGATCGCGGTGGTCGAAGCAGGCGCCGCGGGCGCGCTGCTCGCGATGGCCGCGGAGACGATGATCCCCGAGGCGTTCCACGGGAGCCCGCGCTTCTCGGGAACGCTCGCCGCGGTCGGGTACGTCGCCCTGCTGGTGCTCGGCGCCGCGACGCTCCCGTGA
- a CDS encoding ribonucleotide-diphosphate reductase subunit beta has product MRYPQFFEMYRAAIKNTWTVEEVDFATDVHDLRAKMSDAERHLVQRLVAFFATGDSIVANNLVLSLYKHVNAPEARMYLSRQLYEEALHVQFYLTLLDTYVPDPDERARAFAAVETIPSIRKKAEFALRWLDSVHDMTRLETREDRRRFVLNLICFAACIEGLFFFAAFAYVYFLRSRGLLHGLAAGTNWVFRDESAHMAAAFEIVRVVREEEPELFDLQMEADVRAMVAEAIECEVQFAEDLLSGGVSGLSVRDVREYLQFCADQRLATLGWSPGYGAKNPFGFMDLQDVQEVANFFERRVSAYQVGVTGTVTFDDAF; this is encoded by the coding sequence ATGCGATATCCGCAGTTCTTCGAGATGTACCGCGCTGCGATCAAGAACACCTGGACCGTCGAAGAGGTGGACTTCGCGACCGACGTGCACGACCTGCGCGCGAAGATGAGCGACGCCGAGCGCCACCTCGTGCAGCGCCTCGTCGCGTTCTTCGCGACCGGCGACTCGATCGTCGCGAACAACCTCGTGCTCTCGCTCTACAAGCACGTGAACGCGCCCGAGGCGCGCATGTACCTGTCGCGGCAGCTCTACGAAGAAGCGCTGCACGTGCAGTTCTATCTGACGCTGCTCGACACCTACGTGCCCGATCCCGACGAGCGCGCGCGCGCGTTCGCGGCGGTCGAGACGATCCCGTCGATCCGCAAGAAGGCGGAGTTCGCGCTGCGGTGGCTCGACTCGGTGCACGACATGACGCGCCTCGAGACCCGCGAGGATCGCCGGCGCTTCGTGCTCAACCTGATCTGCTTCGCGGCGTGCATCGAAGGGCTCTTCTTCTTCGCGGCGTTCGCGTACGTGTACTTCCTGCGATCGCGCGGATTGCTGCACGGGCTCGCGGCGGGCACCAACTGGGTGTTCCGCGACGAGAGCGCGCACATGGCCGCCGCGTTCGAGATCGTGCGGGTGGTGCGGGAGGAGGAGCCCGAGCTCTTCGACCTGCAGATGGAAGCGGACGTGCGCGCGATGGTCGCGGAGGCGATCGAGTGCGAGGTGCAGTTCGCCGAGGACCTGCTCTCGGGCGGCGTGTCCGGGCTCTCGGTGCGCGACGTGCGCGAGTACCTGCAGTTCTGCGCCGATCAGCGCCTCGCCACGCTGGGATGGAGCCCGGGGTACGGCGCGAAGAACCCGTTCGGGTTCATGGATCTGCAGGACGTGCAGGAGGTCGCGAACTTCTTCGAGCGCCGGGTCTCGGCCTACCAGGTGGGCGTGACCGGCACCGTGACGTTCGACGACGCATTCTGA
- a CDS encoding LysR substrate-binding domain-containing protein codes for MGDWNDLAVLVSVAEHGGFSAASRALGVPKSSLSRRLQLLEERLGVRLLQRTSRKLTVTDVGEEVLEHARAMRIEAEAAENAARRRVAEPSGTIRVTCSAGMSRDIMGPLLPRFMRRFPKVDVFLHATNRIVDLVEERFDLALRGHVGPLPDTGLVQRYLSPSWWRLLASPRYLRVRRIPRTPRDLRAHTGLLLGGPSAVATWTLQRDEVTEEIPFVPRLRSDDHSLLLAAASEGLGIVALPRYMCRDELERGALREVLPEWQVGDHRLTLLAPSRRGQLPAVRALADHLAIEVPRLVGPPG; via the coding sequence ATGGGCGATTGGAACGACCTCGCAGTGCTCGTGAGCGTCGCGGAGCACGGCGGCTTCTCGGCGGCGAGCCGCGCGCTCGGCGTGCCGAAGTCGAGCCTGAGCCGGCGCCTGCAGCTCCTCGAGGAGCGCCTCGGCGTGCGGTTGCTCCAGCGCACCTCGCGCAAGCTCACGGTCACCGACGTCGGCGAGGAGGTGCTCGAGCACGCCCGCGCGATGCGCATCGAGGCGGAGGCCGCGGAGAACGCCGCGCGGCGTCGCGTCGCGGAGCCCAGCGGGACGATCCGCGTGACGTGCTCCGCGGGGATGAGCCGCGACATCATGGGCCCGCTACTGCCGCGCTTCATGCGCCGTTTTCCCAAGGTCGACGTGTTCCTCCACGCGACGAACCGCATCGTCGATCTCGTCGAGGAGCGCTTCGATCTCGCGCTCCGCGGCCACGTCGGTCCGCTGCCCGACACCGGGCTCGTGCAGCGCTACCTCTCGCCCTCGTGGTGGAGGCTCCTGGCGTCGCCGCGGTATCTACGGGTCCGCCGCATCCCGAGGACACCGCGCGATCTCCGCGCGCACACCGGTCTCTTGCTCGGTGGCCCGAGCGCGGTCGCGACGTGGACACTGCAGCGCGACGAGGTCACCGAGGAGATCCCCTTCGTCCCGCGACTGCGGAGCGATGATCACTCGCTCCTGCTCGCGGCGGCGAGCGAGGGGCTCGGCATCGTCGCGCTGCCTCGCTACATGTGCCGCGACGAGCTCGAGCGGGGCGCGCTGCGCGAGGTGCTGCCCGAGTGGCAGGTGGGCGATCATCGACTGACGCTCCTCGCGCCGTCGCGGCGTGGACAGCTCCCCGCGGTGCGCGCGCTCGCCGACCATCTCGCGATCGAAGTGCCGCGCCTCGTCGGGCCGCCCGGGTGA